The genomic stretch GCTGGCAAAATCCTGCTATTCGGCTCGTCTGCGGTCGTGGGCGGAAAGCAGCTTCTTGCGCAGCCGGATGTTCTTGGGGGTTACTTCCACCAACTCATCGTCCTCGATGAAATCGAGGGATTCTTCGAGCGATAGTTTCATAGGAGTGGTCAGCTTGACGGAAATATCGGAAGTCGAAGACCGGATGTTGGTCATCTTCTTTTCTTTTGTAACGTTGACCGCCAGGTCGGAGCCGCGGGCGTGTAATCCGACGATCATACCTTCATAAACTTCAGTCATCGGTTCGGTGAAAAGTATGCCGCGTTCCTGGGCATTGTTCAGGCCATAGGTGACCGCGGTTCCAGCCTGGGAAGCGATCAGCACGCCGCTGCGGGTACTGCCGACCTCGCCCTGCCATGGTTCGTAATCCAGGAAGAGAGTGTTCATCACGCCGCGGCCGCGAGTGGAAGTTAAAAAGCTGCTCCTGAAGCCGATAAGACCCCGGGTGGGTATGTGATATTCCATGCGTACGTTGCCCAATCCGTCATGATGCAGGTTGGTCATACGGCCTTTGCGCTTGGCCAGCATCTCGGTCAGTTCCCCGATGCATTCTTCGGCGGTATCGATGGTAAGGGCTTCCATTGGTTCCATAACCTTGCCGTCGACGGTTTTGGTAATAGCCTCCGGCTTGGAAAGCTCCAACTCGTAGCCCTCGCGCCTCAGGGTCTCGATCAAAATGGACAGGTGCAGTTCGCCGCGGCCGGACACCATCAGGACGTCGGGTGAATCGGTATCTTCTACACGCAGGCTGATATTTGTTTCCAGTTCGCGGTAAAGGCGTGATCGAAGCTGGCGGGAGGTGCAGTACTTGCCCTCACGGCCGCCGAACGGCGAGGTATTTACGCCGAAGGTCATCTTAACCGTGGGTTCGCCGATGACGATTCCGGGCAGGGCTTCGGGGCGTTCCGGATTAGCCACGGTGTCGCCGATGTTGACTTCTTCCAGTCCGGTGATGGCAACGATGTCCCCGGCCTCGGCCAGGTTGGTTTCCACGCGGGCCAGTCCCATATGGGTGAAGACCTCATTGACCTGATAACGCCGAGTCTCGCCATTCTTGTCAATGACCACTACCGGGTCCCTGGGGGCTATGGTGCCGCGGTGGATACGACCGATGGCTATACGGCCTTTATGGGTGGAATAATCCAGGTTGGAGATGAGCATCTGCAGCGGGCCTTCGTCGATCTCCGGCGGCGGTATGTTCTTTAAAATGCATTCGAAGAGCGGCACCAGGTCCTTACCTTCCGCTTCCGGATCGGTCACAGCGAAACCGCCGCGGGAACTGGAGTAGATCACCGGGAAATCAAGCTGTGCATCCTCCGTCGCCAGTTCTAGGAACAGGTCCTGCGTCATGGACAGGACTTCCTTGATACGGCGCGTCGGCCGGTCCATCTTGGTGATGACGACGATGGGCTTCAGCTTCTTTTCCATCGCCTGCTTCAGCACGAAGCGAGTCTGCGGCATCGGGCCGTCGACGGAATCGACCAGAAGAAGGCAGCCTTCTGCCATATTGAGTACCCGTTCCACTTCACCGGAGAAGTCGGCGTGACCGGGAGTATCGATGATATTGATCTTATGGCCGCGATATTCCACCGCGGTGTTCTTGGCCAGGATGGTGATGCCCTTTTCACGCTCCAGTGCGTTGCGGTCGAGGATCAACTCACCCATCTCCTGGTTTTCACGGAAAACATGGCTTTGTTTTAACAGTACGTCCACCAGGCTGGTCTTGCCATGGTCGACGTGGGCGATAATGGCGATATTACGAATGTCATCACGAAACTTGGGCACAATAGTCTCCTTAAAAAAGCGCGGTCGATTAATCGGGGGAATACAACAAAACGACGCCTGAATTAGGCGTCTGGTCGGAAGCGGCGTCGCCGCCGCAACGAAGTGATAAACCGAGGCATATACATCTACATAATATTGTATCTTTTATAACGGAAATTAGCAATATTCCCGGATTCAGACCGGTTCCTGAGCCGGAGCGGGCTCTTCCGGGAACCGTCGCGTTCTTTCATGGCTTGATTGTAACGCCATCTCCGCGTGCCACCAAATTTGTGCCTTGACTCAGCGATAATCGACAGCTACACTTCTTCGGAAATCGGAGAAAAACTCATGAAAAACAATTCAGTACTTGCCGTCGAGGCATCGGGTCTGGTCAAGATGTTCGGTAAAACAAAAGCCGTCGATGGTGTCGACCTGGCCGTGGCGGCTGGGGGTGTCTACGGATTCCTGGGGCCGAACGGTGCCGGCAAGACCACTACCATCCGCATGCTCGCTACGCTGCTGCGGCCAGACGCCGGCGTCGCCAGGGTCTTCGGGCATGACGTGGTTAAAGAGGCCGATGAGGTGCGGCGGCGAGTCAGCCTGACCGGGCAGTTCGCTTCTGTCGACGAAGATCTTACCGGCCACGAAAACCTGGTTCTGCTGGCGCGGCTGCAGGGCTACGGATGGCCTCAGGCAAAAGCGAGGGCGGCCGACCTGCTGGGGGCTTTCGGATTGGCCGAAGCCGCCGGGCGCCAGGTCAAGACTTACTCCGGAGGCATGCGCCGCCGAATCGATATCGCAGCCAGCATCGTGGTCACACCCGATTTGTTATTTCTCGACGAGCCCACCACCGGACTGGACCCGCGCAACCGTAACCAAGTCTGGGACATCATCCGGTCGCTGGTCGGATACGGCAGCACTATTTTCCTGACGACCCAGTATTTGGACGAGGCTGACGAATTGGCCGACCGCATTGCCGTCATCGATAACGGCAAGATCATCGCGGAGGGCACCAGCGGACAGCTTAAAGCCGCGGTGGGCTCCGGGGCAGTGCATATCCGCCTGCATACTCCCGAGAGCCGGCCGGAGGCCGAACGAATCCTGTCGCTGAGCTTGGGCCTCCCGGTCCACCTGGAGTCGGACCCGGCAGAATTGTCGGTGCGACTACTCGCGGCGGAACACGCGACGGGCGCGCTTTACGAACTGTCCCGGGCTGGAATAGGGGTCAGTAGTTTTTCCTACGGACAACCCAGTCTGGATGAGGTATTTCTCACACTCACCGGCCACTCCGCCGATGTCATTCATAACGAGGTGCCTGCGCAATGATTACTGAACAACCTATCGCTCCGGAGAGCCTTCATTTGGTCCTGTCTGCCCGGGAACGGCCGTCGCGGTTGTCCCCGCTTTCTACCGCTTTGACCTTCGGCTGGCGGGCGCTACTGAAGATCAAGCACGTCCCCGAGCAGTTATTCGATGTGACCGCCTCCCCGATAATTTTCCTATTGATGTTTACCTACCTTTTTGGCGGCGCTTTAGCCGGATCAACCGGGGAGTATCTGCAATTCGTTTTACCGGGTATCCTGGTGATGACGGTGACCATGATTACCATTTACACCGGGTTGGGTATCAACAACGACATCAAAAAGGGTGTTTTCGACCGGTTCCGCTCGTTGCCGATCTGGCGGCCGGCGGTGGTCATCGGGCCGCTGCTGGCTGATACCGGCCGGTACACCATGGCTTCAGCGGTTATGATACTGCTGGGAGTTATACTTGGCTACCGGCCTGAGGCGGGGGTGTTCGGTGTGCTGCTGGCGGTGGCTCTGCTTCTGGTCTTTTCCTTCAGCCTGTCATGGATCTGGATCGCCCTCGGCCTCAAGATGCGGACTCCGGAGTCGCTGATGGGGGTGAGCATGATGATACTGTTCCCGCTGACCTTCGCCAGCAATGTCTTTGTTTCGCCCCAAACCATGCCCGGCTGGCTGGAGGCGTTCGTCAACGTGAATCCCATAACTCACCTGGTGACGGCGGTACGCGGTCTGATGTCAGGCGCAGCGGATGCCGAAGAGATCGTGATCGTTCTTCTGGTCAGCGTGGCGTTGTTTGGTGTCTTCAGCCCGCTGGCAATGCGTCTTTATAAAAATAAGCAGTGATCCAGGGTTTTGATATCAGTATTCAGCTCTGTTTTTTACGGGGATTCTTCGGATACAACTGATCGTAGTATTCCGGGTAGAGTTTTTTAGTGCAATCTGGACAAATGCTGTGTGTAAAATCGGCGTCGGTGTGCTCGGCGACATACGTTTCCACGGATTTCCAAAACCCCTTATCATCCCGGATTTGTTTGCAGTTGGCGCAGATCGGAATGAGGCCTTTCAACACCCTGACGTTATCCAGGGCTTCCTGAAGCTTGCGGGCCAATTCCCGGCGGTCCGCTTCCAGTCCGGCTTTGTATAATGCGATCTCCACCGCGGCCCGAAGGTCGTTCTCGTTGAATGGCTTGGTCAGGTAACCCAGTGGTTCCGCCTTTTTCGCCTGTTCCAGGGTCGCCGGATCGGCGTAAGCGGTCAGATAGACCACCGGCACCGAGAACCGGTGGTTGAGTTCTATCGCCGTGGCGATACCGGAGTGTGGTCCTTTCAACACGATATCCATCAACGCCAGATCCGGC from Dehalogenimonas sp. THU2 encodes the following:
- a CDS encoding ABC transporter permease, which codes for MITEQPIAPESLHLVLSARERPSRLSPLSTALTFGWRALLKIKHVPEQLFDVTASPIIFLLMFTYLFGGALAGSTGEYLQFVLPGILVMTVTMITIYTGLGINNDIKKGVFDRFRSLPIWRPAVVIGPLLADTGRYTMASAVMILLGVILGYRPEAGVFGVLLAVALLLVFSFSLSWIWIALGLKMRTPESLMGVSMMILFPLTFASNVFVSPQTMPGWLEAFVNVNPITHLVTAVRGLMSGAADAEEIVIVLLVSVALFGVFSPLAMRLYKNKQ
- the typA gene encoding translational GTPase TypA, which encodes MPKFRDDIRNIAIIAHVDHGKTSLVDVLLKQSHVFRENQEMGELILDRNALEREKGITILAKNTAVEYRGHKINIIDTPGHADFSGEVERVLNMAEGCLLLVDSVDGPMPQTRFVLKQAMEKKLKPIVVITKMDRPTRRIKEVLSMTQDLFLELATEDAQLDFPVIYSSSRGGFAVTDPEAEGKDLVPLFECILKNIPPPEIDEGPLQMLISNLDYSTHKGRIAIGRIHRGTIAPRDPVVVIDKNGETRRYQVNEVFTHMGLARVETNLAEAGDIVAITGLEEVNIGDTVANPERPEALPGIVIGEPTVKMTFGVNTSPFGGREGKYCTSRQLRSRLYRELETNISLRVEDTDSPDVLMVSGRGELHLSILIETLRREGYELELSKPEAITKTVDGKVMEPMEALTIDTAEECIGELTEMLAKRKGRMTNLHHDGLGNVRMEYHIPTRGLIGFRSSFLTSTRGRGVMNTLFLDYEPWQGEVGSTRSGVLIASQAGTAVTYGLNNAQERGILFTEPMTEVYEGMIVGLHARGSDLAVNVTKEKKMTNIRSSTSDISVKLTTPMKLSLEESLDFIEDDELVEVTPKNIRLRKKLLSAHDRRRAE
- a CDS encoding response regulator, with amino-acid sequence MTKAKIMVVEDEAITAQDIKASLEDLGYEVVGIAANGDDALKIAEQFTPDLALMDIVLKGPHSGIATAIELNHRFSVPVVYLTAYADPATLEQAKKAEPLGYLTKPFNENDLRAAVEIALYKAGLEADRRELARKLQEALDNVRVLKGLIPICANCKQIRDDKGFWKSVETYVAEHTDADFTHSICPDCTKKLYPEYYDQLYPKNPRKKQS
- a CDS encoding ATP-binding cassette domain-containing protein, producing the protein MKNNSVLAVEASGLVKMFGKTKAVDGVDLAVAAGGVYGFLGPNGAGKTTTIRMLATLLRPDAGVARVFGHDVVKEADEVRRRVSLTGQFASVDEDLTGHENLVLLARLQGYGWPQAKARAADLLGAFGLAEAAGRQVKTYSGGMRRRIDIAASIVVTPDLLFLDEPTTGLDPRNRNQVWDIIRSLVGYGSTIFLTTQYLDEADELADRIAVIDNGKIIAEGTSGQLKAAVGSGAVHIRLHTPESRPEAERILSLSLGLPVHLESDPAELSVRLLAAEHATGALYELSRAGIGVSSFSYGQPSLDEVFLTLTGHSADVIHNEVPAQ